One Nicotiana tomentosiformis chromosome 4, ASM39032v3, whole genome shotgun sequence genomic window carries:
- the LOC104106945 gene encoding WD repeat-containing protein PCN-like, with the protein MLSVYRSSSVEWKPSPVVALATSADDSQVAAAREDGSLEIWLVSPGSVGWHCQLTIHGNPNSRVSSLVWCRSGSSGGSAAGRLFSSSIDGSVSEWDLFDLRQKIALDSIGVSIWQMAVEPCNNPQLNQKQSPKLYENGHVNHSNNESSDGESSESEDGDDSIELHEDLVSDNSRIAFACDDGCVRIYCVNDDENLTYKRSLPRVSGRALSVTWSSDASRIFSGSSDGFIRCWDAKFAHEIYRISVGLGGLGSGSELCIWSLLALRCGTLVSADRTGSVQFWDTKHGTLVNALSNHKGDVNALAASPSHRRVFSAGSDGQVILYKLSMDFVGANDGNITSGVLKKWVYVSHVRAHTHDVRALTVAVPISAEDSIVERDEKRPRSRSNPLESSYHKWAHLGVPMLISGGDDTKLFAYSAREFTKFSPHDICPAPQRPHIQLAINTIFNQSSLLLIQASYWIDILCVREINGVKSNSCGPSAGAAKTDLVARVKCKASRKITCSAISPSGAFFAYSDHVKPSLLELKRNAASKSPWAVNKRHLPLELPFAHSMVFSADSSRLMIAGCDRMVYVVDVGSSEIVYVFTPRHKEYAEELFPAEPPITRLFTSTDGQWLAAINCFGDVYIFNLEIQRQHWFISRLDGHSVMAGGFAPQNSNVLIVSTSSNQVYALDVEAKQLGEWSSRNTFSLPRRYQEFPGEVIGLSFPPSNSSSVIVYSPRAMCLIDFGKPVGGDDEADLANDQDISLKKLHSSLVNGSLKRKLQVSELESKHNGKKNFEFHPFRDPVLFVGHLSKTSTLIIDKPWIQVVKIFDATPVHRHIFGT; encoded by the exons ATGCTCTCAGTATATAGGAGCAGCTCAGTTGAGTGGAAGCCATCACCGGTGGTAGCTTTAGCTACCAGCGCCGACGATTCTCAAGTTGCTGCCGCTCGTGAAGACGGCTCTCTTGAGATTTGGCTCGTTTCTCCTGGCTCTGTAGGCTGGCACTGTCAGCTC ACAATACACGGGAATCCAAATTCTAGGGTTTCTTCACTGGTTTGGTGTCGGTCCGGTTCGAGTGGTGGTTCGGCTGCTGGTCGGTTGTTTTCTTCCAGCATTGATGGATCAGTTTCTGAATGGGACCTTTTTGATTTGAGACAGAAG ATTGCTCTAGATTCTATTGGTGTTTCAATATGGCAGATGGCTGTGGAACCATGCAATAATCCACAGCTTAATCAAAAGCAGTCTCCTAAGCTTTATGAAAATGGCCACGTCAATCACAGCAATAACGAGAGCAGTGATGGTGAGAGCAGTGAAAGCGAAGATGGTGATGACTCCATAGAGCTTCACGAGGATCTTGTTAGTGATAATAGCCGAATAGCATTTGCTTGTGATGATGGCTGTGTAAGAATCTACTGTGTCAATGATGACGAAAACTTAACTTACAAAAGATCATTGCCAAGGGTCAGTG GACGTGCATTGAGTGTCACTTGGAGTTCTGATGCAAGTAGGATATTTTCTGGGAGTAGTGATGG GTTTATAAGATGCTGGGATGCCAAGTTTGCTCATGAAATCTACAGGATATCAGTTGGTCTTGGAGGTCTGGGTAGTGGATCTGAATTATGCATATGGTCGTTACTTGCATTGAG ATGTGGTACCCTTGTGAGTGCTGATAGAACTGGGAGTGTTCAGTTCTGGGACACCAAGCATGGGACTCTTGTGAATGCCCTTTCCAATCATAAAGGTGATGTTAATGCTTTAGCAGCATCTCCCAGCCATAGAAGGGTGTTTTCTGCTGGCTCCGATGGTCAG GTTATACTTTATAAGCTCTCTATGGATTTTGTCGGGGCTAATGATGGAAATATAACCTCTGGAGTCCTCAAGAAATGGGTTTATGTTAGTCATGTGAGGGCCCATACACATGATGTGAGGGCCTTGACTGTTGCTGTGCCCATCAGTGCTGAAG atTCCATAGTTGAACGGGACGAAAAGAGACCTCGATCTAGGTCGAACCCCCTTGAGTCTAGTTACCATAAATGGGCACATTTAGGTGTGCCGATGCTTATCTCAGGCGGTGATGATACTAAACTTTTTGCATACTCTGCGAGGGAGTTTACCAAGTTTTCCCCACATGACATTTGTCCTGCACCGCAGAGGCCGCATATACAACTTGCAATAAATACGATTTTCAATCAGTCTTCGTTACTCTTAATCCAAGCGTCGTACTGGATTGATATTTTGTGTGTTCGTGAAATAAATGGAGTTAAGTCTAACAGCTGTGGTCCATCTGCTGGGGCTGCCAAGACAGATCTGGTCGCCCGAGTTAAGTGTAAAGCTTCAAGGAAAATTACATGCAGTGCAATTTCGCCTTCTGGTGCCTTTTTTGCTTATTCTGATCATGTTAAACCCAGCCTTCTTGAGCTTAAGAGAAATGCTGCCAGCAAGAGTCCATGGGCAGTCAACAAAAGGCATCTCCCTTTGGAACTGCCATTTGCCCATTCAATGGTTTTCAGTGCTGATTCTTCTCGGCTGATGATAGCGGGGTGTGACAGAATGGTCTAC GTGGTGGATGTAGGAAGCTCAGAGATAGTTTATGTTTTTACACCTCGTCATAAAGAATATGCTGAAGAACTGTTCCCGGCTGAACCTCCCATAACTAGACTGTTCACCAGCACTGATGGGCAATGGCTAGCTGCTATCAACTGCTTTGgagatgtatatatatttaaTCTAGAGATACAGAG GCAACACTGGTTTATATCAAGATTGGATGGTCATTCAGTTATGGCAGGTGGTTTTGCTCCTCAAAATAGCAATGTGCTTATAGTATCCACTTCGTCCAACCAGGTATATGCCTTAGATGTTGAAGCTAAACAGTTGGGGGAATGGTCAAGTCGTAATACATTTTCCCTGCCGAGAAGATATCAAGAATTTCCTGGAGAAGTGATTGGGCTTTCATTCCCACCTTCCAATTCATCATCTGTCATCGTCTATAGTCCAAG GGCAATGTGTTTGATCGACTTTGGGAAGCCAGTGGGTGGTGATGATGAGGCTGACTTAGCCAACGATCAAGATATATCATTGAAGAAGCTACATAGTAGTCTTGTGAATGGAAGTTTGAAGCGTAAGTTACAAGTCAGTGAGTTGGAGAGTAAACATAATGGTAAAAAGAATTTTGAGTTTCATCCTTTCAGAGATCCTGTCTTATTTGTTGGACATCTTTCAAAAACCTCTACCTTGATCATAGACAAACCTTGGATTCAAGTGGTTAAAATTTTTGATGCTACACCTGTTCACAGACATATTTTTGGGACATAA
- the LOC104106946 gene encoding protein SOB FIVE-LIKE 5-like — MNISASECSSGCESGWTMYLDQLSNSEDQYNRRNIDYGIYGKSKTEYVDEYQEDEDMSMVSDASSGPPHFQEEYCFDQNGYIFYPSASENTKPKEKRNIKEQKVKKQNLYLDDTASSPFSSFPKDNREYNDRTSVEMVADFSETHSKGKSVLGKHFDFLKTSVSGRTSSEKPSGLKGRKRQ; from the exons atgAATATATCAGCTTCTGAATGTAGTAGTGGATGTGAATCTGGTTGGACAATGTACTTAGATCAACTCTCAAATTCTGAAGATCAATATAACAGAAGAAATATTGATTATGGCATATATGGTAAGAGTAAAACAGAATATGTGGATGAATAtcaagaagatgaagatatgTCAATGGTTTCTGATGCTTCTTCTGGTCCACCACATTTTCAAGAAGAATATTGCTTTGATCAAAATGGATACATTTTCTATCCTTCAGCTTCTGAAAACACAAAGCCAAAAGAGAAAAGGAATATAAAAGAGCAAAAGGTCAAAAAACAGAATCTTTATCTTGATGATACTGCTAGTTCTCCATTCTCTAGTTTCCCTAAG GATAACAGAGAATATAATGATAGAACTTCCGTGGAGATGGTAGCTGACTTCTCTGAAACACATTCTAAG GGTAAATCTGTTTTAGGGAAGCACTTTGATTTCTTGAAAACATCTGTGAGTGGAAGAACTTCATCAGAAAAACCTA GTGGTTTGAAAGGAAGGAAGAGGCAATAA